A genomic stretch from Nocardia wallacei includes:
- a CDS encoding 3-deoxy-7-phosphoheptulonate synthase: MTIVHSVPESPGDQSPGDSGARSPRDEIAQFAHPLTRMLLASDGFTMPVLEAILRTELQVRVLRQDDVAAARIPAAVTDALQVSGADRVIVRRSCLIDPDLVTVSVNHVVTVSGPAAACGVDDVQMPIGYTLVSRGVSQRRQVLRAGVARWPDGRLCAAKAYVIVLGDRPLCYIRESFNPDVIPPDCAEIAADGDLPWSDEPDTPEPDAADPATALWESAVPQDEAPPGSVERLRALPPLVDPSDCEALIGDLAAATRGRAFVLHLGDGDDAPLVCDTRSLAARRALVHAATAVLAHGLGAEVRVVPVSHLSGRLGTAAETPDPLLQTYFHAAAAVNYWRTRHAPVAASADLLRHAADRSTDQVARDVFREVAGLLPLAAAAPTAARELFSSMTRLRISHEAPTLRYAAALTRHGPDWWDCSTQLVWIGDRARNTQAHTRFAARVRNAVAVSVGPETTPREVERLCLELNPGKQAGRLTLVARLGAEPIGDWLPRLIEAAAARSTPVCWMADPMRARGRTRNGNSGSRVGEVGAAIAEFLRVCRAVGTVPGGLHLECASAATEFGGWGETHILHSVMAALVELRAT, translated from the coding sequence GTGACCATCGTTCACTCCGTCCCCGAATCGCCAGGCGACCAGTCGCCCGGCGATTCGGGGGCGCGGTCCCCCAGAGACGAAATCGCGCAATTCGCGCATCCGCTCACCAGGATGCTGCTGGCCAGTGACGGCTTCACGATGCCGGTGCTGGAGGCGATCCTGCGTACCGAACTCCAGGTGCGGGTGCTGCGGCAGGACGACGTCGCGGCCGCGCGGATTCCGGCCGCGGTCACCGATGCCCTGCAGGTGTCGGGCGCCGACCGGGTCATCGTCCGCCGCTCGTGCCTGATCGACCCCGACCTGGTGACCGTGTCGGTCAACCACGTCGTCACCGTCAGCGGCCCGGCCGCCGCATGCGGGGTGGACGACGTGCAGATGCCGATCGGGTACACCCTGGTGTCGCGCGGGGTGTCCCAGCGGCGGCAGGTGTTGCGCGCGGGCGTGGCACGGTGGCCGGACGGCCGCCTGTGCGCCGCCAAGGCCTACGTCATAGTGCTCGGTGATCGGCCGCTGTGCTACATCCGGGAGTCCTTCAACCCGGACGTGATTCCGCCGGACTGCGCCGAGATCGCCGCCGACGGCGACCTGCCCTGGTCCGACGAGCCCGATACCCCCGAGCCGGACGCGGCCGACCCGGCGACGGCGCTGTGGGAATCGGCGGTCCCGCAGGACGAGGCGCCGCCGGGCAGCGTCGAGCGGCTGCGGGCGCTGCCCCCGCTGGTCGACCCGAGCGACTGCGAGGCGCTGATCGGCGACCTGGCCGCGGCCACCCGCGGCCGGGCCTTCGTGCTGCATCTCGGTGACGGCGACGACGCGCCCCTGGTCTGCGACACCCGTTCGCTCGCGGCCCGGCGCGCGCTCGTCCACGCCGCCACCGCGGTGCTCGCCCACGGGCTCGGCGCGGAAGTCCGGGTGGTGCCGGTGAGCCACCTGTCCGGCCGCCTCGGCACGGCCGCGGAGACGCCGGATCCGTTGTTGCAGACCTACTTTCACGCCGCGGCCGCGGTCAATTACTGGCGTACCCGGCACGCGCCGGTGGCGGCGAGCGCGGATCTGCTGCGCCATGCCGCCGACCGGTCCACCGATCAGGTGGCCCGTGACGTGTTCCGCGAGGTCGCCGGGCTGTTGCCGCTGGCCGCCGCCGCGCCGACGGCCGCGCGCGAGCTGTTCAGCTCGATGACGCGGCTGCGGATCTCGCACGAGGCGCCGACGCTGCGGTACGCCGCCGCGCTCACCCGCCACGGCCCGGACTGGTGGGACTGCTCGACGCAGCTGGTCTGGATCGGCGACCGGGCTCGAAATACGCAGGCGCACACCAGGTTCGCCGCCCGGGTCCGCAACGCGGTGGCCGTATCGGTGGGGCCGGAGACCACGCCCCGCGAGGTCGAGCGGCTGTGCCTGGAGCTGAATCCCGGCAAACAGGCGGGGCGGCTCACCCTCGTGGCGCGCCTGGGCGCCGAGCCGATCGGCGACTGGCTGCCGCGGCTGATCGAGGCGGCCGCCGCGCGGTCGACACCGGTGTGCTGGATGGCCGACCCGATGCGGGCCCGCGGGCGAACCCGTAACGGCAACAGCGGCTCTCGCGTCGGTGAGGTCGGCGCCGCGATCGCGGAGTTCCTCCGCGTTTGCCGGGCGGTCGGTACGGTTCCCGGCGGGCTGCATCTCGAATGCGCGTCCGCCGCCACCGAATTCGGCGGATGGGGCGAAACGCACATTCTGCACAGCGTGATGGCGGCCCTGGTCGAGCTGCGAGCAACCTGA